From Terriglobia bacterium, a single genomic window includes:
- a CDS encoding helix-turn-helix transcriptional regulator — translation MATKLNSGELAAHLGAPADSESAFLLFLGRHVRGVRARRGMTRKMVAKEADVSERHLAQLEAGEGNVSVVLLRRIALALNVSLVELFAPETEEFSEKRMIQEFLEHLPKHRLEEILGRLTHSIRLEEKRRSEHIALIGLRGAGKSTLGSRLSQERNVPFIELDREIEKETGMPLDEIFSLYGQAGYRRIEKRALKRVLQEQPSAILSVGGGVVSEKETYEYLLAHCYTVWVKAQPEEHMARVVAQGDFRAMAENDEAMEDLRSILEAREPLYRRADLQLDTSGEDVEQSFQKLKLALQTEFA, via the coding sequence ATGGCCACTAAACTCAACTCTGGTGAACTGGCTGCACACCTTGGTGCGCCAGCCGATTCCGAAAGTGCGTTTCTCCTGTTCCTCGGCAGGCATGTGCGCGGAGTGCGCGCCCGCCGCGGCATGACCCGCAAAATGGTGGCCAAGGAGGCCGACGTTTCCGAACGCCACCTGGCCCAACTGGAAGCCGGCGAAGGCAACGTCTCCGTCGTCCTCCTGCGGCGCATCGCCCTGGCCCTGAACGTCTCCCTTGTCGAGCTGTTCGCTCCCGAAACGGAAGAGTTTTCCGAGAAGCGGATGATCCAGGAGTTTCTCGAACATCTTCCGAAACACCGCTTGGAGGAGATCCTCGGCCGGCTCACCCACAGCATCCGGCTGGAAGAGAAACGGCGCAGCGAGCACATCGCGCTCATCGGCCTGCGCGGCGCGGGAAAATCGACGCTGGGCAGCCGGCTGTCCCAGGAGCGGAACGTCCCCTTCATCGAGCTCGATCGAGAGATCGAAAAAGAGACGGGCATGCCGCTGGACGAGATTTTTTCCCTCTACGGGCAGGCCGGCTACCGGCGCATCGAAAAGCGCGCCTTGAAGCGCGTGCTGCAGGAGCAGCCCAGCGCTATCCTCTCCGTTGGCGGAGGCGTGGTCTCCGAAAAAGAGACCTACGAATATCTGCTGGCCCACTGCTACACAGTCTGGGTGAAGGCCCAGCCCGAAGAGCACATGGCGCGGGTGGTCGCCCAGGGCGATTTCCGGGCCATGGCCGAGAACGACGAAGCCATGGAAGACCTGCGGAGCATCCTGGAAGCCCGCGAGCCGCTCTACCGCAGGGCCGATCTGCAGCTCGATACTTCCGGGGAAGACGTCGAACAGAGTTTTCAGAAATTGAAGCTAGCACTGCAAACCGAGTTTGCCTAG
- the boxC gene encoding 2,3-epoxybenzoyl-CoA dihydrolase, whose amino-acid sequence MDAAFAQEAQAKFDPVDYQTDPARYKHWRLAFDGPVGTLTMDVNEECGIRPGYKLKLNSYDLGVDIELHDALQRIRFEHPEIRSVVLSSAKNRIFCSGANIYMLGLSSHAWKVNFCKFTNETRNGIEDASAHSGLKFLAALNGTTAGGGYELALACDEIVLVDDRSSAVSLPEVPLLGVLPGTGGLTRVTDKRKVRRDHADIFSTTPDGLRGQRAKDWRLVDEVVKTQQFAEHIKQRAVQLAAQSDRPANAKGVPLAPLQRTADATGLHYEYVDAQIHRESRTVTITVRAPESVTEDTAEKAVAAGARWWPLQMARELDDAILSLRTNELELGLWIFKTAGNSEAVLATDDFLLKHQDHWFIREVLGMMRRTFARLDVTARSLFAVVEPGSCFAGTLLELALAADRVYMLDAQEGDTGSLTLSRINFGALPMVNHLSRLAARFYQDEQQLSALRALAGKKLSAREAVDAGLVTAAPDDLDWQDELRLAIESRVALSPDALTGLEANLRFGLPETLETRVFGRLSAWQNWIFIRPNAVGASGALKVYGTGAPVKFNWERV is encoded by the coding sequence GTGGACGCAGCATTTGCTCAGGAAGCGCAGGCCAAATTCGATCCGGTGGACTACCAGACCGACCCCGCGCGCTACAAGCACTGGCGCCTGGCGTTCGACGGCCCCGTGGGCACGCTCACCATGGACGTCAACGAAGAGTGCGGCATCCGCCCGGGCTACAAGCTCAAGCTGAACTCCTACGACCTGGGCGTGGATATCGAGCTGCACGACGCCCTGCAGCGGATCCGCTTCGAGCATCCGGAGATCCGCTCCGTGGTCCTGAGCAGCGCCAAGAACCGCATCTTCTGCTCCGGCGCCAATATCTACATGCTGGGGCTTTCCTCGCACGCCTGGAAAGTGAACTTCTGCAAATTCACCAACGAAACGCGCAACGGCATCGAAGACGCCAGCGCGCACTCCGGCCTCAAGTTCCTGGCCGCTTTGAACGGCACGACCGCCGGGGGCGGCTACGAGCTGGCCCTGGCCTGCGACGAAATCGTTCTGGTGGACGATCGCTCTTCCGCCGTCAGCCTGCCCGAGGTTCCCCTGCTGGGCGTTCTCCCCGGCACCGGCGGCCTGACCCGCGTGACCGACAAGCGCAAAGTCCGCCGGGACCATGCCGATATTTTCTCGACCACCCCGGACGGCCTGCGCGGCCAGCGCGCCAAGGACTGGCGCCTCGTGGATGAGGTGGTCAAGACCCAGCAGTTCGCCGAGCACATCAAACAGCGCGCCGTGCAACTTGCGGCACAAAGCGACCGCCCGGCGAACGCCAAGGGCGTGCCGCTCGCGCCGTTGCAGCGCACCGCCGATGCCACGGGCCTGCACTATGAATACGTCGACGCCCAGATCCATCGCGAAAGCCGCACGGTCACCATCACCGTGCGCGCCCCGGAGAGCGTCACCGAAGACACCGCCGAGAAGGCCGTTGCCGCGGGCGCGCGCTGGTGGCCCCTGCAGATGGCCCGCGAGCTGGACGACGCCATCCTCAGCCTGCGCACCAACGAACTCGAGCTGGGCTTGTGGATTTTCAAGACCGCCGGAAATTCCGAAGCGGTCCTCGCCACCGACGATTTCCTGCTGAAGCATCAGGACCACTGGTTCATCCGCGAGGTCCTGGGCATGATGCGGCGCACGTTCGCCCGCCTGGATGTCACCGCGCGCTCTCTGTTTGCCGTGGTGGAGCCCGGCTCCTGCTTCGCCGGCACGCTGCTGGAACTGGCGCTGGCCGCCGACCGCGTCTACATGCTGGATGCGCAGGAAGGCGACACCGGCTCGCTCACGCTCTCGCGCATCAATTTTGGCGCCCTGCCGATGGTGAATCACCTCTCACGCCTGGCCGCGCGCTTCTACCAGGACGAGCAGCAGCTCAGCGCTCTGCGCGCCCTGGCCGGCAAGAAACTTTCCGCGCGCGAAGCCGTAGACGCCGGCCTGGTCACCGCCGCGCCCGACGATCTGGACTGGCAGGATGAGCTGCGCCTGGCCATCGAGTCCCGCGTCGCGCTCTCGCCCGACGCGCTGACCGGCCTCGAAGCCAATCTGCGCTTCGGCCTGCCGGAAACGCTGGAGACGCGCGTGTTCGGGCGCCTCTCCGCCTGGCAGAACTGGATCTTCATCCGCCCGAATGCCGTGGGCGCCAGCGGCGCCCTGAAGGTCTACGGCACGGGCGCCCCGGTGAAATTCAACTGGGAAAGAGTTTAG